The sequence GAGCGCGTAGCTGAGCGTTGTCCGGCCCTTGCCGTCGGTTGCGTTGACATCGGCGCCCTTGGCCACCAGTATCTTGAAGACATCGATCAGCTCGACGCCGCGCGCCGCTGATTGAAGGATCGTCATCTGTTCCGGCGTGCCGCGGGCGTTGATTTTCGCCCCCCGGCCGATCAGCAGGTCCATCACCTCGCCGTCAAGGTTGTACGCGGCGAGGAGCAGGGGCGTTTCGCCCATGATCGAAAAGGTGTTGATGTCGGCACCCTTGTCCAGGAAGAACTTCGTCTCCGCCTTGTGCTTTCCCTTGAGGGTGTCCATGAGAGGCGTGTAGTCCCACCGGTCCCGGGCGTTGATATCGGCGCCTTTCTGAAGCAGCAATGCCGCAATGTCAGGATGGAGCGCCCCGAGATGCAGGGGCGTTTCGCCGTTGGAGTTCTTCGAGCGGATATCGGCGCCGGCGGCGATGGCGCTCTCCACGGCGGCCATGTCCCCGCGGCCGCAGGCCCGCCAGAGGTCCTCGTTGGGACCGGCGTAGACCAGGGCCGGGAAGAGGACGGCAAAGATCGATAGCAAGCTTAAAAAATACTTTTTCATTATAATATCCCTCCAGACAGTGGAATAAATTTCATTGCGGACTTTGCAAACCGCAGCTTTTCAAATTTCCCGAAACGATGTCTCACTGATTCAGCGCTTTGATCATATGGGGGACCACTATGATAATCAGCAGCAGCGTCATGATGGGACGCAGCAGGTTGACGGGCTTCATGTTTCCTTCCCTGACAGCGGTTGCTGCGTGATTCGCGGCAGAGAAAGTAAAGAAGAGCAGCATTGCGGTCGCTATAGTGGCATCGGCATATCGCCCCCAATTGAGGAGGTAAACAGCCAGGGCCGTAATGGCAATGGCGGCGTTTGCAAGACCTGATTGGATCTGATAAGCGCGATTGGGAGCGTACCCGATCTTTTCAGAGGCAACCTCTCCTAAATAAAGAGCTTCAAACGCCACTGTCCCGCACATGATCATTACTATAAACGGCCCGATGATGTGAAAATGCGATATCGCATCATCAACCAGAAAGTAGGCGAAAAAGATGGCAAGTCCGATCCCGGCGGGCCGTATCCACTCCAGCATCATAGCAATATTTTTCTTGGTCATAGTATTAAGCCTGCTCCCTGGTAAAAAGTATCATGGGAAGTTATTTGATCATTAATCAATTTGACTTGTTGCATGACTACTTTTGAATATTCACCTTTGACCACGCCTTCGGCGGCGGTGGGGATATAGGTGATTAATTAGTTTTGCAATGAGTCTATTGTAAATGTCCATTTAAAAAAAAAGTCAACAAAAAACGAATGATTACATTATTATTATTTTTGTTTACGGAGTTCGATGATTTGAATTTAATCGAACGGATACATGGGAAACCATGCTCCGCCATTAACGGTGTTTTGTGACCAGATCGCAAAAAGTCAAAATGGTTGCAACCTGTTCCGGGACGATCCTGCATAGGTTAATCAGCAGGGAGGAGCGTACCAGCCGCTTATTAGTGCGTATGGTACAATGGCGGGCTTTATAAACTTCCTTCGCACATCCGCCGGGTTCTCTCCCACGATCCGGATGTCGCTTATGTCGTTCGGCGTCATCCCGGCTTTATGGGCCCACGTGAACGTATCAATCTCTCCCGGCCTGAATCCCATCAGGTCGGCGGCTACCATGTCCGTTGCCAGCGGATTGGTGCCGGCGATTATGAGGTTCATTTTCAGCAATTTCCCGCCCTGCATTTTGGCGGGACCGTTTCCCTCCATGGCCGTGGTCGCGTCGATGACGCATAACCCTATTTTATTGGCCTTGACCATGTCGACTATGGCGGTGGCGGTTCCTGAGGGCTCAACCTCCATAGCCTTCCTGTGCAACATTGACCTGACCGATCCATATACCAGCCCGGGATACGCGCCGATGCCGACGTTTTTCAGCGCCAGGGTCACGCCGGCCAGGGTATGGGTCTTCATCATGGGTACCGAACAGACCATGTCCGTATTGATAAGAGCTTCATTTAAAAAGATTTCCTTCAGGACATAGTTATCGGGGATGGTCATCTTCGCCATTCTGCCCAGGTGAAGGTTCACAAGGGGGATGGCATATTTTTTGGCTACATCACGATAGCCGAGTTTGTCAAAATTTTCATTCTGAATGATTGCCAGGTCCCCGGGATCTTTCACCGCGCAGACAAATCCTTTCATGGTTAGCCGTATGGTGTGCCATGATGCGGCGCTGGCTTCTCCGATACAGACGTCTTTTCCCGCCTTTTTCATCAATCCGGCAAGGGCGTCGATGACAGCCGGTTTTGTGGTGTCCGATTCATTGGGGCTCACCAGGTTCGGTTTAAGAAGGATGCGTTCCTTTCCCTTCGTCACCTGGTTCACGCCGCCGATAAGGTCAAGGGCCTTTGCAACGGCATATTCAACGGCTTTAGCCTCGCTTCCTTTTCCATTGACTTTCACGATGCTGACGGTCGTTTTTTGATTTGAAAAATAGAGGGGATTTCTCGTGTATAAGGCCGGGACGTGCTCAAAGTTTTTTTCGTTGATGTTCCATGGGACCTTCGCGTCTTTTGCGCATCCCAGCATTGTCGCCAGGCAAAATATGGATCCATTTTTCAAGAATTCTTTTCTTGTGGTTTTCATATCCTTCACTCCTGTCATTATGTATATTGTGACCAGAATTGAGATATAGTGGACCAATTGATTGTGATGCCTTTCATTCCTCCTGAAGCGGTTGATAAAGATATGTTATGGGAATTATCTATTATAGTATCGCGATTATTGTTTAAGTCAATAACTAAATATTTAAACCCCTGAGTCGCTCCTTGTCATATCCAGAAGCGATTCGATCAGGTTCTTTGACGTGAAGTGACCGTCGGTTAACCGGGCAAAATCGCATTCCCCTCCGAATATGATATTCACTATTTCATCAACGGTATGTCCTTCCCGGACAAGGACCCGAGCTTTTTCAGCCAGGTCCAGCAAGTACTCAATGCATGACGTCAGGGCCTTTGTGCCGTCTTCAATGATTTTCCCGAGGGACGTAAAAAGTATGATTCCGGCCCCGGCGAGGGATACGATCTTCCGCATTGATTCTATAAGGCCGCCGGCATTTTCCTCGTCACGGATAAACTTGACGTTCTCACGGGTGAATATATCGCCGGAAAAACACCAGCCTTTCGTTAATTCCATCAACGCCACATGGCCGGCGCAATGGCCCGGCGTTTCAATCACCTGGAACGCGTAGTTGTCGGTGTATATGACATCGGGGACCGCCTTGACGTCGGTGGGCGCGGGATGGCCCCAGGTCATCACCTGGATCGGGTGCAGGCTGGGCCGTTGAGCTATAAGCGGAATCGACGCAGGGTGCGCATAGATATCGATGCCGAAATTATCCATTACATCCTTATTCCCGCCGATATGGTCCTCATGGAAATGCGTATTGACCGCCTTTGTGACTTTTTTTTCGCGCAGAAAAGCAGTCAGCTCCTGAGACGTATGACTGCAGCCGGTATCGATGAGCAGCCCGTCGATGAGATAGGCGGAAACCCGGTAGAGGGTCCGCCCGTCCATTTCCCTGCCCATGTTTATCTGCGTTATCGGTCCAAATTGAGATGTTTCGATCATGGCCTTGAAAATTCTTCTCGTTCACTGTATATTTGGGATAGCGTCAATGATCAGTTCACACTGATGTACCTTCTTAAACGTTCTGTCAAGATATTTGTTTCACCTGATGGATCATGCAATTTCTCATCCAACCATTCATCCAGGCATAACGGGATGGCGCCGCCGTACAACATGTCAAATCAATTAAACAAAGGTGATTCGAAGATTTTCCGGAATGAGCTAAAAAAAGCCTTGTGCGTCTGATAATGTGTTCTTACAATTAATCAGAGTTGGATGTCCGTTGCCGGACCGGACGGCATGCCTTGAATCAGGGGGAGCGGAATCGAGGGGCTCCCCGCAAACGATACATATAACAGGAAATATGCGGCCATGCTGAATACCATACGAGGAATCTCCGGCTTTGTGTTTGTCATAGTGAATACGCTTTTCTGGGCCGTTCCCGTCTATATCGTGGGCCTGGTCAAGCTCCTGCTCCCCTTCAGGGCGGCCCGCACAGCCCTTGACACCATACTGGACAGGCTCTGCTATACCTGGATGCTCTGCAACAACGGCTTCCTTGATCTCCTCAAGGATATCGAATACGAGGTCACGGGACTGGAGAAGCTGCGCATGGACCAGTGGTACCTGGTCATATCGAACCACCAGACCTGGGTCGACATTATCGCCCTGCAGAAGATCCTCCACAACAGGGCTCCCTTTCTTAAATATTTTTTGAAGAAGGAGCTGATATGGGTCCCCATCCTGGGACTGGCCTGGTGGGCCCTGGACTATCCCTTCATGAAGCGTTATTCAAGCGACTATCTCGCCCGGCATCCGGACCGCAGGGGCAAGGACATCGAAATGACCCGGAAGGCCTGCGAGAAATTCAAGGGGAAGCCGGTGTCGATAATGAATTTCGTTGAGGGGACCCGCTTTACGCCGGAAAAGCACCGGAAACAGAAATCACCGTACCGGCGCCTGCTCAAGCCGCGGTCCGGCGGCATCGCCTTCGTTCTTTCCGCCATGGGGGATTACATGAGCGGCGTGATCGACATCACCATCACCTATCCCGACGGCGCCGAGAACATCTGGGAGTTCATGCGCAGCGGGAAAACGCGCATCACCGTCGCCATCGACATCCTGCCCATCGAGAGCGTTCCGCGCGGTGATTATTTCAACGACGAGGGGTTCCGTGAAAAGTTCCAGGAGTGGCTTAATACGCTCTGGTCCCGGAAAGACGAAAAGATTGCCGCCATGCTGAAAGAATCGTCCCCGGCCGGCGGCTGAGCAGTCAGGCTTTCCCGCTTCCGTTATCCTCCGACGGACCGCACCTTCAGTTTTTTTAAATGCAGCCTGGTCCATGCCCACGACAGGGGGAGGGCCATGGCGTTACTGACGGCGAGGGCGATGAGCACGCCGGGCATCTTCATGTCGAAAACATATACCAGCAGGTATGCCGTGGGCAGGGCCAGGAGCATCATCCTGACGAGGGTGATGAGGAGCGCCGGCATCGGCTTGCCCGTGGCCTGGAAGGTGGAGCCCGATATCATGGCGGCGGATACGCCGATGAAGGTGAAGGAGAGGGCTCGCACCTGGGAAACGCTCCCGCTGATAACGTTCTCGACGGTGGAGAATCCGGAAAAGATCCATTCAGCCGTGAGGTTGTACACGACCGCCAGGACGAGCACCATGACCAGGCCGAGGAGTATGTTGTGGGCGTATATGCTCTTCACCCGCGCCAGGTTTCCCCGACCGTAGTTCTGCCCCACCATGCTTATGGTGGCGCCGGAAATGGCGAAGGCCGGTATGAACATTATCTGATCGGTCCTGCCGCAGAGGGTGAAGGAATTCATGGCGTCCTGGCCGATGGAGGAAACGATGTTGTTGAGAAACATGAAGGTCACCGACAGGGCCGCCATCTGCAGGGACTGGACCGAACCGACTCGCACGATTTCCAGCACGAGCTTGGCCTGGGCCTTCCTGAGGTCCCAGTGGATCGGGATCGATGATTTTTTCTTAACGAAAATGCCGATGACGTACACAGCGGCGACCGCTATGCCAAGGGACGTGGCGAGGCCGGCTCCGGCGACGCCCAAATCAAAATAGAATATCAGCAGCGGATCCAGGGCGATGTTCACCACCGCGGACAGGACCGAAGCGGTGGCGATGTACCTGGTGAGGCCTTCGCCCTGGAGAATTCCCAGGAGCACGTGCCCCAGCAGCAGCAGCCCCAGGGCGGGCAGGATGAAGTGGAAGAACCTCAGGCCGTGCCCTATGGCCTCCTCGGAAAGCTTGGAGCCCGCCAGGAAGTGAAGGATCTCGCTCCCGAAGGCGTAGCCCGCCGCGAGGGCGGACACCGCCAGGATGGCCGCTATGAGCAGGCCCGAATCGGCGGCGCGTTCCAGCGCCGGCTGGTTCTTTTCCCCTATGGCGCGGGCTAC comes from Spirochaetota bacterium and encodes:
- a CDS encoding acyltransferase; translation: MLNTIRGISGFVFVIVNTLFWAVPVYIVGLVKLLLPFRAARTALDTILDRLCYTWMLCNNGFLDLLKDIEYEVTGLEKLRMDQWYLVISNHQTWVDIIALQKILHNRAPFLKYFLKKELIWVPILGLAWWALDYPFMKRYSSDYLARHPDRRGKDIEMTRKACEKFKGKPVSIMNFVEGTRFTPEKHRKQKSPYRRLLKPRSGGIAFVLSAMGDYMSGVIDITITYPDGAENIWEFMRSGKTRITVAIDILPIESVPRGDYFNDEGFREKFQEWLNTLWSRKDEKIAAMLKESSPAGG
- a CDS encoding MATE family efflux transporter, producing MFEGPILPLALKLSIPFFISNVIGLLYLVIDTYFITLIDRGSTALISGTGLVFPVYFLFLALAMGINIGVSSLVARAIGEKNQPALERAADSGLLIAAILAVSALAAGYAFGSEILHFLAGSKLSEEAIGHGLRFFHFILPALGLLLLGHVLLGILQGEGLTRYIATASVLSAVVNIALDPLLIFYFDLGVAGAGLATSLGIAVAAVYVIGIFVKKKSSIPIHWDLRKAQAKLVLEIVRVGSVQSLQMAALSVTFMFLNNIVSSIGQDAMNSFTLCGRTDQIMFIPAFAISGATISMVGQNYGRGNLARVKSIYAHNILLGLVMVLVLAVVYNLTAEWIFSGFSTVENVISGSVSQVRALSFTFIGVSAAMISGSTFQATGKPMPALLITLVRMMLLALPTAYLLVYVFDMKMPGVLIALAVSNAMALPLSWAWTRLHLKKLKVRSVGG
- a CDS encoding MBL fold metallo-hydrolase; translation: MIETSQFGPITQINMGREMDGRTLYRVSAYLIDGLLIDTGCSHTSQELTAFLREKKVTKAVNTHFHEDHIGGNKDVMDNFGIDIYAHPASIPLIAQRPSLHPIQVMTWGHPAPTDVKAVPDVIYTDNYAFQVIETPGHCAGHVALMELTKGWCFSGDIFTRENVKFIRDEENAGGLIESMRKIVSLAGAGIILFTSLGKIIEDGTKALTSCIEYLLDLAEKARVLVREGHTVDEIVNIIFGGECDFARLTDGHFTSKNLIESLLDMTRSDSGV
- a CDS encoding DUF362 domain-containing protein, which gives rise to MKTTRKEFLKNGSIFCLATMLGCAKDAKVPWNINEKNFEHVPALYTRNPLYFSNQKTTVSIVKVNGKGSEAKAVEYAVAKALDLIGGVNQVTKGKERILLKPNLVSPNESDTTKPAVIDALAGLMKKAGKDVCIGEASAASWHTIRLTMKGFVCAVKDPGDLAIIQNENFDKLGYRDVAKKYAIPLVNLHLGRMAKMTIPDNYVLKEIFLNEALINTDMVCSVPMMKTHTLAGVTLALKNVGIGAYPGLVYGSVRSMLHRKAMEVEPSGTATAIVDMVKANKIGLCVIDATTAMEGNGPAKMQGGKLLKMNLIIAGTNPLATDMVAADLMGFRPGEIDTFTWAHKAGMTPNDISDIRIVGENPADVRRKFIKPAIVPYALISGWYAPPC